One segment of Falco rusticolus isolate bFalRus1 chromosome 3, bFalRus1.pri, whole genome shotgun sequence DNA contains the following:
- the HP1BP3 gene encoding heterochromatin protein 1-binding protein 3 isoform X4, with product MATDLSEAEPVHHKKVEDDTMPIRRSMNSSSRETPPKSKPAEGEEVKADAEVTSEESASAGEQENETVPAASSEAEQPKEPENKGKGETKSSEETKKDEKDQSKEKEKKVKKTIPAWATLSASQLARAQKQTQMAATSRPKMDAILIEAIGACFQKSGASVVAIRKYIIHKYPSLELERRGYLLKQALKRELERGIIRQVKGKGASGSFVVVSNAGKTVPKARDRKKSTSMLTAEQQVKLEDILPLAFTRLCEPKEASYSLIKKYVSQYYPKLKLDMRPQLLKNALQRAVEKGQLEQITGKGASGTFQERRPTWCRGACPDLVWENFVLMLFSSSLENS from the exons atggcGACTGATCTGTCTGAAGCTGAACCCGTGCATCATAAG AAAGTTGAAGACGACACAATGCCAATCCGCCGCTCGATGAATTCTTCTTCCCGGGAAACTCCTCCCAAAAGCAAACCTGCCGAAGGTGAAGAGGTCAAAGCAG ATGCAGAAGTCACCTCTGAGGAATCTGCCTCTGCTGGAGAACAAGAGAATGAAACCGTGCCTGCTGCATCCAGTGAAGCCGAACAGCCAAAGGAACCTGAGaacaaagggaaaggggaaacaaagtcctcagaagaaaccaaaaaggA CGAGAAGGATCAGTctaaggaaaaggagaagaaggTGAAAAAGACCATTCCTGCATGGGCTACTCTTTCCGCTAGCCAGCTAGCTAGAGCACAGAAGCAAACTCAGATGGCTGCCACCTCGCGTCCCAAAATGGATGCTATTTTAATTGAGGCCATCGGG gCGTGCTTTCAAAAGAGTGGCGCGTCAGTCGTTGCAATACGCAAATACATCATCCACAAGTACCCTTCCCTGGAGCTCGAGAGGAGAGGCTATCTTCTAAAGCAAGCATTGAAAAGGGAGCTGGAGAGAGGAATTATTAGACAG gtgaaaggaaaaggagcttCTGGGAGCTTTGTGGTGGTGTCTAATGCAGGAAAAACTGTTCCAAAGGCCAGAGACAGAAAG aaaagcacttcCATGTTGACTGCAGAGCAACAAGTCAAGCTGGAAGATATCCTGCCACTGGCTTTTACCCGCCTTTGTGAACCAAAGGAAGCTTCTTACAGCCTGATCAAGAAATACGTGTCTCAGTATTACCCCAAACTCAAACTAGATATGAG acCCCAGCTGTTGAAGAATGCCCTGCAGAGAGCTGTAGAGAAGGGCCAGTTAGAGCAGATCACAGGGAAGGGAGCATCTGGGACATTCCAG GAGCGCCGACCCACCTGGTGCAGAGGAGCTTGTCCTGACCTGGTTTGGGAGAATTTTGTCTTgatgcttttctcttcctccttggAAAATAGCTGA
- the HP1BP3 gene encoding heterochromatin protein 1-binding protein 3 isoform X3 gives MATDLSEAEPVHHKKVEDDTMPIRRSMNSSSRETPPKSKPAEGEEVKADAEVTSEESASAGEQENETVPAASSEAEQPKEPENKGKGETKSSEETKKDEKDQSKEKEKKVKKTIPAWATLSASQLARAQKQTQMAATSRPKMDAILIEAIGACFQKSGASVVAIRKYIIHKYPSLELERRGYLLKQALKRELERGIIRQVKGKGASGSFVVVSNAGKTVPKARDRKKSTSMLTAEQQVKLEDILPLAFTRLCEPKEASYSLIKKYVSQYYPKLKLDMRPQLLKNALQRAVEKGQLEQITGKGASGTFQLKKSGEKPLLGGTLMEDAILSAIAAMNEPKTCSTTALKKYILENHPGTNSNFQGCRRDHLQNHRAGPLQ, from the exons atggcGACTGATCTGTCTGAAGCTGAACCCGTGCATCATAAG AAAGTTGAAGACGACACAATGCCAATCCGCCGCTCGATGAATTCTTCTTCCCGGGAAACTCCTCCCAAAAGCAAACCTGCCGAAGGTGAAGAGGTCAAAGCAG ATGCAGAAGTCACCTCTGAGGAATCTGCCTCTGCTGGAGAACAAGAGAATGAAACCGTGCCTGCTGCATCCAGTGAAGCCGAACAGCCAAAGGAACCTGAGaacaaagggaaaggggaaacaaagtcctcagaagaaaccaaaaaggA CGAGAAGGATCAGTctaaggaaaaggagaagaaggTGAAAAAGACCATTCCTGCATGGGCTACTCTTTCCGCTAGCCAGCTAGCTAGAGCACAGAAGCAAACTCAGATGGCTGCCACCTCGCGTCCCAAAATGGATGCTATTTTAATTGAGGCCATCGGG gCGTGCTTTCAAAAGAGTGGCGCGTCAGTCGTTGCAATACGCAAATACATCATCCACAAGTACCCTTCCCTGGAGCTCGAGAGGAGAGGCTATCTTCTAAAGCAAGCATTGAAAAGGGAGCTGGAGAGAGGAATTATTAGACAG gtgaaaggaaaaggagcttCTGGGAGCTTTGTGGTGGTGTCTAATGCAGGAAAAACTGTTCCAAAGGCCAGAGACAGAAAG aaaagcacttcCATGTTGACTGCAGAGCAACAAGTCAAGCTGGAAGATATCCTGCCACTGGCTTTTACCCGCCTTTGTGAACCAAAGGAAGCTTCTTACAGCCTGATCAAGAAATACGTGTCTCAGTATTACCCCAAACTCAAACTAGATATGAG acCCCAGCTGTTGAAGAATGCCCTGCAGAGAGCTGTAGAGAAGGGCCAGTTAGAGCAGATCACAGGGAAGGGAGCATCTGGGACATTCCAG CTGAAGAAATCAGGGGAGAAGCCCCTGCTGGGTGGGACTCTGATGGAAGACGCCATCCTGTCTGCTATTGCGGCCATGAATGAACCGAAGACCTGCTCCACCACAGCGCTGAAGAAGTATATCCTGGAAAACCACCCAGGGACCAACTCCAACTTCCAGG